In the genome of Rhodothermaceae bacterium, the window GGTCAAGTCCAAAAGTGGAGAGGAGCCACCAATCAACCGGTAATTGCGTGTAATTTCTTCGATCAGTGCCGTTGATGTTGTCCGGCCGGCACGAATATCGGCCAGATAGCCCGGTATATCCTCCAGGCGATCCGGACCCCCATAGGCCATAAACAAAATACCAATTGGGTTTTCAGGATTAACCATGGTCATAGCTGTGTACGTAGTCCACCAGTCGCGCTACATTTTCAACCGGCGTTTCTGGCAGGATTCCGTGTCCAAGATTAAAGATATGGCCTGGCTGCCCCGCAATGCGCTGCATCACATCCTGGGCATGGGGGATCAGCTCGCGCCATGGCCCGAGTAGGGTGCAGGGGTCTAAATTTCCCATGATGGGCTTTTGTACCAGCCGTTGTGCTTCATCAATGGGGATACGCCAGTCAACTCCGATCACGTGACCACCCGCCGCTGCAATCAAGTCCAGATAGGTGCCAGTATTCGTGCTGAAGTGAATCACCGGAGCCTTCTCCCCGATGGTTGAAAGCACACGATGGCTGTAGGGCTTAACGTAGCGCTCATAATCATACCGGCTGAGTGCTCCGACCCATGAGTCAAAGAGCTGTACACAGTGCACCCCGGCACGGATTTGTGCATTGAGGTAGTCGATGGTCAAGCCGGAGAGTTTGGCCATGAGACGGTCCCAGGCCGCGGGCTCGCTGTACATGAACGCTTTCGTGTGTGCAAACGTGCGTGTGGCTCCCCCTTCGATCGCATAGCTGGCCATGGTGAAAGGGGCACCTGCGAATCCAATCAGGGCCAGATTATGTGCGTCCAGCTCAGGACGGACGATTTTGATTGCCTCCAGCGTCGGGGCCATGGCTTCTTGGGCAGGCGGAACCCCCAGCATATCGATAGCTTTGGGTGTTCGAAGTGGGTTCTGAATGGAGGGGCCATGGCCTGGTACAAACGAGAGGTCAAGCCCCATACCCGCCAGGGGTGGCAGAATATCTGAAAAAATGATTGCCGCATCCAGCTCAAAATGCTTCAAGGGGAGGAGGGTAATTTCGGCGGCAATTGCAGGCGTAGTCAGGGCGGATTCCATCGAATACTGACGACGCAGTGCACGATAGTCAGGCAGATATCGGCCAGCCTGTCGCATGATCCAGATGGGGGTGCAGTCGACCGCCTTCCCATGGCATGCAGCCAGAAATCGCTCACGTCCAGTCATGGGACAAAGGTGTTGGGAGCTCTATGACGGTCAGGAGGAAGATTGCCAGAGCGTATATCCGACAAAGAAGGGCCCGAGGCTGCTCAAGTACCGTGAGGTTTGCTGCGTCTTGCGCATCCGTTCAATAATTGCAGACAGGGGATGTAAATCCTTACTCAGAAGCCCGACCACAAAATCATTGTCGTTTTGATCGAGTCCATGGCAGGCAAGGCGAATGTCATGAGCATGA includes:
- the hemE gene encoding uroporphyrinogen decarboxylase; protein product: MTGRERFLAACHGKAVDCTPIWIMRQAGRYLPDYRALRRQYSMESALTTPAIAAEITLLPLKHFELDAAIIFSDILPPLAGMGLDLSFVPGHGPSIQNPLRTPKAIDMLGVPPAQEAMAPTLEAIKIVRPELDAHNLALIGFAGAPFTMASYAIEGGATRTFAHTKAFMYSEPAAWDRLMAKLSGLTIDYLNAQIRAGVHCVQLFDSWVGALSRYDYERYVKPYSHRVLSTIGEKAPVIHFSTNTGTYLDLIAAAGGHVIGVDWRIPIDEAQRLVQKPIMGNLDPCTLLGPWRELIPHAQDVMQRIAGQPGHIFNLGHGILPETPVENVARLVDYVHSYDHG